A stretch of Roseovarius sp. M141 DNA encodes these proteins:
- a CDS encoding DNA polymerase III subunit gamma/tau: MTDTSPSGYRVLARKYRPETFADLVGQDAMVRTLKNAFKADRIAQAFIMTGIRGTGKTTTARIIAKGMNCIGRDGEGGPTTEPCGVCEHCTAIMEGRHVDVLEMDAASRTGVGDIREIIDSVAYRAASARYKIYIIDEVHMLSTSAFNALLKTLEEPPAHVKFIFATTEIRKVPVTVLSRCQRFDLRRIEPEVMLKLTRRLADAEGAQITDDALALIVRASEGSARDATSLLDQAISHGAGETGADQVRAMLGLADRGRVLDLFDLILRGDAAGALTELGAQYSDGADPLAVLRDLAEITHWTSVVKITPEAADDPTIGPDERARGLQMAEALPMRVLTRMWQMLLKALEEVAGAPNSMMAAEMAVIRLTHVADLPSPEDLLRKLQNTPVPSTPPTGSAAPSPSGGATSTPSNAYAPPAAPQGSQPRASGDGAGQTLAIASETEAALAHYPTFHHVVETIRANRDVKLLVEVETCVQLAAYQPGRIEFVPTDNAPRDLAQRLGAALQRWTGNRWAVTLVNEGGAQTIAGVRDAEDLALKDEACQHPLVQAVMDAFPGAEILEIRTARQIANEAAADALPEVEDEWDPFEED; the protein is encoded by the coding sequence ATGACCGACACGTCCCCTTCCGGCTATCGCGTTCTGGCCCGCAAATACCGGCCCGAAACCTTCGCCGATCTGGTCGGGCAGGATGCGATGGTGCGCACGCTGAAAAACGCGTTCAAGGCCGACCGCATCGCGCAGGCCTTCATCATGACCGGCATCCGCGGCACCGGCAAAACCACGACCGCGCGCATCATTGCCAAGGGCATGAACTGCATCGGACGGGATGGCGAGGGCGGCCCCACCACCGAGCCGTGCGGCGTCTGCGAGCATTGCACCGCCATCATGGAAGGGCGCCATGTCGACGTGCTGGAAATGGACGCCGCCAGTCGTACCGGCGTGGGCGACATCCGCGAGATCATCGATTCGGTCGCCTATCGTGCTGCCTCGGCCCGCTACAAGATCTACATCATCGACGAGGTGCACATGCTCAGCACGTCGGCCTTCAACGCGCTGCTGAAAACGCTGGAAGAGCCGCCCGCCCACGTCAAATTCATCTTCGCCACCACAGAAATCCGCAAGGTGCCGGTGACGGTGCTCAGCCGCTGCCAGCGGTTTGACCTGCGCCGGATCGAACCGGAGGTCATGCTGAAACTCACCCGCCGCCTCGCGGATGCCGAGGGCGCGCAGATCACGGATGACGCGCTGGCCCTGATCGTGCGCGCCTCCGAAGGGTCGGCCCGCGATGCCACGTCCCTATTGGATCAGGCCATCAGCCACGGCGCCGGTGAAACGGGCGCCGATCAGGTGCGCGCGATGCTGGGGCTGGCCGACCGGGGCCGGGTGCTGGACCTGTTCGATCTCATATTGAGGGGCGACGCGGCAGGCGCGCTGACCGAGCTGGGGGCGCAATACTCCGACGGGGCCGACCCGCTGGCGGTGCTGCGCGATCTGGCCGAAATCACCCATTGGACCTCGGTGGTGAAAATCACGCCCGAAGCCGCAGACGATCCCACCATCGGCCCGGACGAACGCGCCCGCGGTCTGCAAATGGCCGAGGCACTGCCGATGCGTGTGCTCACCCGCATGTGGCAGATGCTGCTGAAGGCGTTGGAAGAAGTGGCAGGCGCGCCCAACTCCATGATGGCCGCCGAAATGGCCGTGATCCGCCTGACCCATGTTGCCGACCTGCCCAGCCCCGAGGATCTGCTGCGCAAACTGCAAAACACGCCGGTGCCCAGCACGCCGCCCACAGGTAGCGCCGCGCCATCGCCCTCCGGCGGCGCTACATCCACTCCTTCAAACGCCTACGCCCCCCCCGCCGCTCCTCAAGGCTCGCAACCGCGCGCCTCCGGCGATGGCGCAGGCCAGACCCTCGCCATCGCCTCCGAAACCGAGGCCGCGCTGGCGCATTATCCAACCTTTCACCACGTGGTCGAGACAATCCGCGCCAACCGCGACGTCAAGCTACTGGTTGAGGTTGAAACCTGCGTCCAACTGGCCGCCTATCAGCCCGGCCGGATCGAATTCGTCCCCACGGATAATGCCCCCCGCGATCTGGCCCAACGCCTCGGCGCCGCGCTCCAGCGCTGGACCGGCAACCGCTGGGCCGTGACACTGGTCAACGAGGGCGGCGCGCAGACCATCGCAGGCGTGCGCGACGCCGAAGATCTGGCGCTCAAGGATGAGGCATGCCAACATCCGCTGGTGCAGGCGGTGATGGACGCATTTCCCGGCGCTGAAATCCTGGAAATCCGCACCGCCCGGCAAATCGCAAATGAGGCGGCAGCAGACGCCCTGCCCGAAGTCGAGGATGAATGGGATCCCTTCGAAGAGGATTGA
- a CDS encoding YbaB/EbfC family nucleoid-associated protein, protein MFKGLGQMGDMAKMMKAAQEMQTKMATLQEEMHSLTVTGESGAGLVKAVATCKGELKSLDIDPSIFSGDDKEVVEDLILAAIKDAQGKASDRAQEEMGKLSEGMGLPKDMKLPF, encoded by the coding sequence ATGTTCAAGGGACTGGGCCAGATGGGCGACATGGCCAAGATGATGAAGGCCGCACAGGAAATGCAGACCAAGATGGCAACCCTGCAAGAGGAAATGCACAGCCTGACCGTCACCGGAGAATCAGGCGCAGGTCTGGTCAAGGCCGTCGCCACCTGTAAGGGCGAACTGAAAAGCCTCGACATCGATCCGTCGATCTTCTCCGGCGACGACAAGGAAGTCGTCGAAGATCTGATCCTCGCCGCGATCAAGGATGCCCAAGGCAAGGCCAGCGACCGCGCCCAGGAAGAGATGGGCAAACTGTCCGAGGGCATGGGCCTGCCAAAGGACATGAAGCTGCCCTTCTAG
- the recR gene encoding recombination mediator RecR — MSSNRNIETLIQMMAKLPGLGPRSARRAVLHLIAKRELKLMPLADMMQSVAATARECSVCGNIGAAEVCDICRAPKRANGLLCVVEDVADLWAMERGGAFQGRYHVLGGTLSALDQVGPEQLRIPAMIRRIDDESITEVILALGATIDGQTTAHYIADQIEGRVRLTTLAQGVPIGGELDYLDDGTISAALSARRAL; from the coding sequence TTGAGCTCAAACCGCAACATCGAAACGCTGATCCAGATGATGGCCAAACTACCCGGCCTCGGTCCCCGCTCGGCCCGGCGCGCGGTTCTGCATCTGATCGCCAAGCGCGAACTCAAACTGATGCCGCTGGCAGACATGATGCAGTCTGTCGCAGCCACAGCGCGCGAATGTTCGGTCTGCGGCAATATCGGCGCGGCAGAGGTCTGCGACATCTGCCGCGCGCCCAAACGCGCAAACGGCCTGCTCTGCGTGGTCGAGGACGTTGCCGACCTCTGGGCGATGGAACGGGGCGGCGCTTTTCAGGGCCGCTACCACGTTCTGGGCGGCACATTGAGTGCGCTGGATCAGGTCGGCCCCGAGCAATTGCGCATTCCAGCCATGATCCGCAGGATTGATGACGAGAGCATCACCGAGGTCATCCTCGCCCTCGGGGCCACGATCGACGGGCAGACCACGGCGCATTACATCGCCGACCAGATCGAGGGCCGCGTACGCCTGACCACACTTGCCCAAGGCGTCCCCATCGGCGGCGAACTGGACTATCTGGACGATGGCACGATCAGCGCAGCGCTCAGCGCGCGGCGGGCGCTTTAG
- a CDS encoding DUF4139 domain-containing protein: MRPVTLLFALALPTALWADDIPLTSRVSDVTLYPQGATVHRSVPFSAPAGQHDLILLDLPQNTDLQTVRVTVTGAQMGGVTTRRDFVPPRGDRQSAAIEAAEAEVERREDALRDAQADIARMQLAVDAADAQVAFLSQLGQGDGVAAQDVATLRDLAQMIGTQTLAARQSAHDARREAEQAERGLKDLIEALEQARRALAALVPEREDRAMLAVSVTADAQIEGTLDVTYQTHDAGWAPVYDMTLTRETGALAVARGAYVRQNTGENWTDVALTLSTVRPSGQTAPSMIYPLLRRIGEPVQLMRKEAAGAAFDRSADSLMIAESAPSVVMAEADFDGLAVTYNYAPPVSVASGADALRIALGTLDTQAEIEARAVPLYDETAYLMATLTNDTGELILPGQTNLYLGDTFVGQVQGDLIAAGAEAELSFGPIDGLRLTRTVLDREEGDRGLIRKSSDLTETAKIEIENLTDEAWSLRVLDRVPYSEQEDLQIDWQSDPRPTEENLEGQRGILAWDFDLAPGASRTITLEHDMQWPEGKILD; this comes from the coding sequence ATGCGCCCCGTAACTTTGCTTTTCGCCCTCGCTTTGCCCACCGCCCTTTGGGCCGATGATATCCCGCTGACCAGCCGGGTTTCGGATGTCACGCTGTATCCGCAGGGCGCCACCGTGCACCGGTCGGTTCCGTTCAGCGCGCCCGCAGGACAGCATGACCTGATCCTTCTTGACCTGCCGCAGAACACGGACCTGCAAACCGTCCGCGTTACCGTCACCGGCGCGCAGATGGGCGGCGTCACCACGCGCCGCGATTTTGTCCCGCCACGCGGTGACCGCCAATCCGCAGCCATCGAGGCCGCCGAGGCCGAGGTCGAGCGCCGCGAGGATGCCCTGCGCGACGCGCAGGCTGACATCGCCCGGATGCAACTGGCGGTCGATGCGGCTGACGCGCAGGTCGCCTTCCTGTCTCAATTGGGGCAGGGCGACGGGGTCGCGGCCCAGGATGTTGCCACCCTGCGCGACCTGGCCCAGATGATCGGGACGCAAACCTTGGCGGCGCGGCAATCGGCCCATGATGCACGCCGCGAAGCCGAACAGGCCGAGCGTGGCCTGAAAGACCTCATCGAAGCATTGGAGCAGGCGCGCCGCGCCCTTGCGGCCCTCGTCCCCGAGCGCGAGGATCGCGCGATGCTGGCCGTTTCGGTCACGGCCGATGCCCAGATCGAGGGCACGCTGGACGTTACCTACCAGACACATGATGCCGGCTGGGCGCCAGTCTATGACATGACCCTGACGCGCGAGACAGGCGCGCTCGCCGTCGCCCGGGGCGCCTATGTGCGGCAGAATACGGGCGAGAACTGGACAGATGTCGCGCTGACACTCTCCACCGTGCGCCCCAGCGGCCAGACCGCGCCCAGCATGATATACCCGCTGCTGCGCCGCATCGGCGAGCCGGTCCAGCTGATGCGCAAGGAAGCGGCAGGCGCCGCGTTCGACAGGTCCGCAGACAGCCTGATGATAGCCGAGTCTGCCCCATCTGTGGTCATGGCCGAGGCGGATTTTGACGGTCTGGCCGTGACCTACAACTACGCGCCGCCGGTGTCGGTCGCATCAGGCGCCGATGCGCTGCGCATCGCGCTGGGTACGCTGGATACGCAGGCCGAGATCGAGGCGCGCGCCGTGCCGCTGTACGACGAGACGGCGTATCTGATGGCGACGCTGACCAACGACACGGGCGAGCTGATCCTGCCGGGACAGACGAATCTTTATCTGGGCGATACCTTTGTCGGGCAGGTCCAGGGTGATCTGATCGCCGCGGGCGCCGAGGCAGAGCTGTCCTTTGGCCCCATCGACGGGCTACGCCTGACCCGCACGGTACTGGACCGCGAAGAGGGCGACCGCGGGCTGATCCGCAAATCCAGCGACCTGACCGAGACCGCGAAGATTGAGATCGAAAACCTCACCGACGAGGCCTGGTCGCTGCGCGTGCTGGACCGCGTCCCCTATTCCGAGCAGGAAGATCTGCAAATCGATTGGCAGTCTGATCCGCGCCCGACCGAGGAAAACCTCGAGGGTCAGCGGGGTATTCTGGCGTGGGATTTCGATCTGGCGCCGGGCGCAAGCCGCACTATCACGCTGGAGCATGACATGCAGTGGCCCGAAGGCAAGATTCTGGACTAA
- a CDS encoding aspartate-semialdehyde dehydrogenase, which translates to MGYRVAVVGATGNVGREMLNILAERQFPADEVVALASRKSLGSEVSYGDKTLKTKDLDTFDFAGWDIALFAIGSDATKIYAPKAAKAGCIVIDNSSLYRYDADVPLVVPEVNPEAVEMVHKKNIIANPNCSTAQMVVALKPLHDRAGIKRVVVSTYQSVSGAGKEGIDELWDQTKSIYNPTDDKPAKKFTKQIAFNVIPHIDVFMDSGDTKEEWKMVAETKKIMDPSIKVTATCVRVPVFVGHSEAINIEFEEFLDEDEARDILREAPGIMVIDKRQDGGYVTPIECVGDFATFISRIRQDSTIENGLNLWCVSDNLRKGAALNAVQIAETLGQRVLKKG; encoded by the coding sequence ATGGGCTACAGAGTCGCCGTCGTCGGTGCCACGGGCAACGTGGGACGCGAAATGCTGAACATTCTGGCCGAGCGTCAGTTCCCTGCAGACGAGGTGGTCGCACTGGCCAGCCGCAAGTCGCTGGGCAGCGAAGTCAGCTATGGCGACAAGACGCTCAAGACCAAGGATCTGGATACCTTCGATTTCGCGGGCTGGGATATCGCGCTATTCGCCATCGGGTCCGATGCCACCAAGATCTACGCGCCCAAGGCGGCCAAGGCCGGGTGCATCGTGATCGATAACAGCTCGCTCTACCGCTACGACGCGGACGTGCCGCTGGTCGTTCCCGAAGTGAACCCCGAAGCGGTCGAGATGGTTCACAAGAAGAACATCATCGCCAACCCCAACTGCTCGACCGCGCAGATGGTCGTGGCGCTGAAGCCTTTGCATGACCGCGCCGGCATCAAGCGCGTCGTCGTCAGTACCTACCAGTCCGTCTCCGGCGCGGGCAAGGAAGGCATTGACGAGCTGTGGGATCAGACCAAGTCGATCTACAACCCCACCGATGACAAGCCGGCCAAGAAATTCACCAAGCAGATCGCCTTCAACGTGATCCCGCATATCGACGTCTTCATGGACAGCGGCGACACGAAAGAAGAGTGGAAGATGGTCGCAGAGACCAAGAAGATCATGGACCCGTCGATCAAGGTCACGGCCACCTGCGTGCGCGTGCCGGTCTTTGTCGGCCATTCCGAGGCGATCAACATCGAGTTCGAGGAGTTCCTGGACGAGGACGAGGCCCGCGATATCCTGCGCGAGGCGCCGGGCATCATGGTGATCGACAAGCGGCAGGACGGCGGCTACGTCACGCCCATCGAATGCGTCGGTGATTTCGCCACCTTCATCAGCCGCATCCGTCAGGACAGCACGATCGAGAACGGCCTGAACCTGTGGTGTGTGTCGGACAACCTGCGCAAGGGCGCGGCTCTGAACGCCGTACAGATTGCCGAAACGCTGGGCCAGCGCGTGCTGAAAAAGGGCTGA